A window of the Cellvibrio sp. pealriver genome harbors these coding sequences:
- a CDS encoding alpha-amylase family glycosyl hydrolase: MNTSIKLIAAGTLLISNLAYADWFFRGTPNNWTTTAMTAVSSTDVSTCQTFGAASTNPRFKIDRTGNWSESYPTGDYIVAANQSYRITFNTVSKAIAVQSVSNCNSTAFNKNFTALNFRGTANNWSTSAMTLVANNLWSVDVTFDGQANQRFKFDTSNNWAVNYGDSNSDGVLNQNGSDIYSNVAGQYRVQVNDATLAYTLTPIAGISSSSSSVAPSSSAPSSVAAISSKSSSSTSVSSAANDNWYFRGTPNNWASTLMTLQNGLHCTQQQFGAASTNPRFKIDHFANWTESYPQTDYVVAANTLYSICFNASTKAITLANLNSSVAATSSSAISSSTASSITGIVNGDFRKETIYFLLTARFYDGDASNNYYNRDRYKAGDPHWRGDFKGLIQKLDYIKDLGFTAIWVTPPVENRSGLDYHGYHAYDFYKVDPRLESPGAGYKEFIDAAHAKGLKVIQDVVINHSSQYGLRNAVWIDHLPIKYYVPAGGVQGNIVNGPYLGNLGDYKSTFRDDNDNPVAPQWFKDRHTSDPNGTVPLVDPKTGVTVPKAGYDANRFFGIDAAGLDPNWYHLDGFMSGGDWESPLALQRKHMAGDTIDLATGRQNVKDYLNGAIRMYLDMGVDAIRLDTVKHIERNEMLTYVNNWKAHKPGLFVFGENLVKGTGFGSEISNDNASAVIRPWWYTRTTSNPANPLAGGDSGFSVLDFSVFSTFRDNVTRGNFGGIGGVMAMDWVYGDATQLVTFFQNHDVGPDNDFKYRYGGEMANAAMVYNLLWTNRGIPTLYYGEEIMFQAGLPQDIAGNSDTIDQTGRAYFGPHLDNLAATQSHPLYQHIKRLNQIRSAIPALQKAPSTQVSEWGAGMSYVRDLSSEGSYAVVGLASSSGQSITVSGVKNGTYRDAVTGNTINVTNGSISFNVASYSAGIYVLNGPGKIGNTGTWLR, translated from the coding sequence ATGAACACATCTATTAAGCTGATTGCGGCGGGTACGCTGCTGATCAGCAATCTGGCCTATGCCGATTGGTTTTTTCGCGGCACTCCGAATAATTGGACAACGACGGCGATGACGGCAGTATCGTCCACGGATGTTTCCACCTGCCAAACTTTTGGTGCAGCAAGCACTAACCCGCGATTTAAAATTGATCGCACGGGTAATTGGAGTGAGAGTTATCCAACCGGTGATTACATCGTTGCCGCAAACCAGTCTTACCGGATTACATTTAATACCGTCAGTAAAGCAATTGCAGTGCAATCAGTTTCTAACTGCAACTCTACTGCATTCAATAAAAATTTTACTGCGCTGAATTTTCGCGGCACTGCCAACAATTGGTCTACCAGCGCGATGACGCTGGTCGCTAATAATCTGTGGTCGGTGGATGTGACCTTTGATGGCCAAGCCAACCAGCGTTTTAAATTTGATACCAGCAATAACTGGGCAGTGAATTACGGCGATAGCAACAGTGATGGTGTATTAAACCAAAACGGCAGTGATATTTATTCCAACGTTGCAGGACAGTATCGCGTACAAGTGAATGACGCGACACTCGCTTACACACTGACACCCATTGCAGGTATTTCAAGTTCATCAAGTAGTGTTGCGCCGAGCAGTTCAGCACCCTCATCTGTCGCAGCGATTTCATCAAAAAGCAGTTCGTCCACTAGTGTTTCATCTGCCGCGAATGACAATTGGTATTTCCGCGGTACGCCGAACAATTGGGCATCAACGTTGATGACATTGCAAAATGGTTTGCACTGTACGCAACAGCAATTTGGTGCGGCGAGTACCAATCCGCGTTTCAAGATCGATCACTTTGCCAATTGGACCGAGAGCTATCCGCAAACGGATTATGTAGTCGCTGCCAACACACTTTATTCCATTTGTTTCAACGCCAGCACCAAAGCCATCACCCTGGCCAATTTGAATTCCAGTGTGGCGGCAACCAGTTCGAGCGCCATCAGCAGCAGCACTGCCAGTTCCATCACTGGTATTGTGAATGGCGATTTCCGCAAAGAGACGATTTATTTTTTGCTGACCGCGCGTTTTTATGATGGCGATGCCAGCAATAACTATTACAACCGCGACCGCTACAAGGCGGGCGACCCACACTGGCGTGGTGATTTCAAAGGGTTGATCCAAAAATTGGATTACATTAAAGACCTTGGTTTTACCGCCATTTGGGTAACGCCACCGGTAGAAAACCGTTCGGGTCTGGATTACCACGGTTATCACGCCTATGACTTTTACAAAGTCGATCCGCGCCTTGAATCGCCCGGAGCCGGTTACAAAGAGTTTATCGATGCCGCCCATGCCAAAGGCCTGAAAGTAATCCAGGATGTGGTGATCAACCACTCCAGCCAATACGGTTTGCGCAACGCGGTCTGGATCGATCACCTGCCAATCAAGTACTACGTACCGGCAGGCGGGGTTCAGGGGAATATCGTAAATGGGCCTTATCTTGGCAATTTAGGCGATTATAAAAGCACATTCCGCGACGATAACGACAACCCCGTCGCTCCCCAATGGTTCAAAGACCGCCATACCAGCGACCCCAACGGAACAGTGCCGTTGGTCGATCCCAAAACCGGTGTGACCGTACCCAAAGCCGGATATGACGCCAACCGTTTCTTTGGTATCGATGCCGCCGGCCTTGACCCTAACTGGTATCACCTGGATGGCTTTATGTCCGGCGGTGATTGGGAGAGTCCGCTCGCGCTGCAGCGCAAACACATGGCGGGCGACACCATCGACCTGGCCACTGGCCGCCAAAACGTAAAAGACTATTTAAACGGCGCAATTCGCATGTATCTGGATATGGGCGTGGATGCGATCCGCCTGGATACCGTGAAACACATCGAGCGCAACGAAATGCTGACCTATGTGAATAACTGGAAAGCGCACAAACCGGGTTTATTTGTATTTGGTGAAAACCTGGTAAAAGGCACCGGGTTTGGCTCCGAGATATCCAACGACAACGCCAGCGCTGTGATCCGCCCCTGGTGGTATACGCGCACCACCAGCAATCCGGCCAATCCGTTAGCCGGTGGCGATTCCGGTTTCTCGGTGTTGGATTTCTCAGTCTTTTCAACCTTCCGCGATAACGTCACACGCGGCAACTTTGGCGGTATCGGTGGGGTAATGGCGATGGATTGGGTCTATGGCGATGCCACCCAACTCGTCACCTTCTTCCAGAACCACGATGTAGGGCCAGATAACGATTTTAAATATCGCTACGGCGGCGAGATGGCCAATGCCGCGATGGTGTACAACCTGCTCTGGACCAATCGCGGCATTCCCACGCTCTACTACGGTGAAGAAATTATGTTCCAGGCCGGATTACCGCAGGATATCGCCGGCAACAGCGACACTATCGACCAGACCGGGCGCGCCTATTTCGGGCCGCATCTGGATAACCTCGCTGCCACCCAAAGCCATCCCCTCTACCAACACATCAAACGCCTGAACCAGATCCGCAGTGCGATACCTGCCCTGCAAAAAGCGCCTAGTACTCAAGTGAGTGAATGGGGCGCAGGCATGAGTTATGTGCGCGATCTTTCTTCAGAGGGAAGCTATGCGGTGGTGGGGCTAGCATCCAGCAGTGGCCAATCGATCACTGTGAGCGGTGTGAAAAATGGAACCTACCGCGATGCGGTGACGGGTAACACCATCAATGTGACCAATGGCAGTATCAGTTTTAATGTTGCCAGCTATTCGGCGGGGATTTATGTGCTGAATGGTCCGGGCAAAATCGGTAATACCGGAACCTGGCTGCGTTAG
- a CDS encoding CAP domain-containing protein, which translates to MKSIVNVDKCISVLMLLTLVACGGGGSGGGASNPPAENSSTPAANNSSSITSSTNSITTSSSGNAVTAPQNVAIVPGNGSVTLSWNPVVGATGYRIYFASEANIIINSIASFDDGTRVDNAMSPHVINNLRNQETYYFVVTALNGNSESIASTEVSATPGSIDLTKQPTAQEVLVVELVNRARANPGAEAARLGIGLNDGITGTQITDTPKQPLAHNLLLIQSARLHSQWMLDEDIFSHTGQNNSTPHERMLAAGYTFTGSWTSGENIAWSGTTGSSINLTSYAVSQHEGLFKSPGHRVNILNGNFRELGVGQLQGYFMQDGRNYLSSMLTQNFARSGSNYFLTGVIYDDKNNNEFYDVGEGLSGISITINGKTYPAFNSGAYSIPFPNGTYELSITGDALGAPVFYAVQISNQNRKLDVIKSGNNVRVNTP; encoded by the coding sequence ATGAAAAGCATCGTTAATGTGGATAAATGTATTTCAGTTTTAATGCTGTTGACATTAGTTGCTTGTGGTGGAGGTGGTTCCGGTGGAGGAGCTTCCAATCCGCCAGCCGAAAATTCTTCAACGCCTGCGGCGAATAATTCTTCCAGTATTACTAGTAGTACGAATTCAATAACAACTTCTTCATCTGGCAATGCAGTAACGGCACCGCAAAATGTTGCTATCGTGCCGGGCAATGGTTCAGTTACTTTGAGTTGGAATCCGGTTGTCGGTGCAACGGGGTATCGAATTTATTTTGCTTCTGAAGCCAACATTATTATCAATTCGATTGCCAGCTTTGATGATGGTACGCGTGTGGACAATGCAATGTCACCGCATGTGATTAACAATTTGCGCAATCAGGAAACGTATTATTTTGTAGTGACTGCGCTGAATGGCAACAGTGAAAGTATTGCCAGTACAGAAGTGAGTGCAACACCGGGCTCGATTGATTTAACAAAACAACCCACTGCGCAAGAAGTGTTGGTAGTGGAATTAGTCAATCGCGCCCGCGCCAACCCTGGTGCAGAGGCAGCACGTTTAGGTATTGGTTTAAATGATGGGATAACCGGAACACAAATTACCGATACGCCCAAGCAGCCCCTTGCGCACAATCTATTACTGATTCAATCAGCGCGCCTGCATTCGCAATGGATGCTGGATGAAGATATTTTTTCCCACACGGGCCAAAATAATTCCACACCCCATGAGCGTATGCTGGCGGCAGGTTATACCTTCACCGGCAGTTGGACTAGCGGAGAAAATATTGCTTGGAGTGGTACCACGGGCAGCAGTATTAACTTGACCAGTTATGCAGTGTCGCAACATGAAGGTTTATTTAAATCGCCTGGTCATCGCGTCAACATACTCAACGGTAATTTTCGTGAATTGGGTGTTGGTCAATTGCAAGGCTATTTTATGCAGGACGGCCGCAATTATTTATCGTCTATGCTCACGCAAAATTTTGCGCGCTCTGGCTCAAATTATTTTTTAACCGGTGTGATTTATGACGATAAAAATAACAATGAATTTTACGATGTCGGTGAAGGCCTGAGTGGAATCAGCATCACCATCAATGGCAAAACCTACCCTGCATTTAATAGCGGTGCCTATTCAATTCCATTCCCTAACGGTACTTACGAATTGAGTATTACTGGCGATGCACTGGGCGCACCAGTTTTTTATGCAGTGCAAATCAGCAACCAGAATCGAAAATTGGATGTGATCAAAAGCGGCAACAATGTGCGTGTGAATACGCCGTGA
- a CDS encoding RES family NAD+ phosphorylase — MIWETCEGATYIQPISGTAWRLVESQEQIATLGYVDTLEEQALLEELLDSVKPPYPAHCDHYHYLLKTPFRYPPLKWGSRFGRAHEPGIFYAGCNANTTLAEAAYYRFVFWYSISNSPIKNTITSAHTLFSVNYATERGIRLHTEPFTQYQTQLTHPQHYSMTQQLGSDMRSAGVQAFEYQSARDPQQKHCVGLFIPSALAQKKPAEMTQWLCELSATEVAFKQVGQKEIIRFALDTFCVNDRLQMPAV; from the coding sequence ATGATTTGGGAAACCTGCGAGGGAGCAACGTACATTCAGCCCATATCCGGCACTGCATGGCGGTTAGTTGAAAGCCAGGAGCAAATCGCTACCCTGGGTTATGTCGATACACTCGAAGAACAGGCGTTGTTGGAAGAATTACTCGACTCAGTAAAACCACCCTACCCAGCACATTGCGACCACTATCATTATTTATTGAAAACACCGTTTCGCTATCCACCGCTCAAATGGGGTTCACGTTTTGGGCGCGCGCATGAACCTGGTATTTTTTATGCGGGCTGCAATGCAAATACGACCTTGGCAGAAGCGGCCTATTACCGATTTGTATTTTGGTATTCAATCAGCAATTCTCCCATCAAAAACACCATCACCTCTGCACACACATTATTCAGCGTGAATTACGCAACCGAGCGCGGAATTCGTTTACACACTGAACCATTTACCCAATACCAAACGCAACTTACCCATCCGCAACATTATTCAATGACCCAACAACTCGGCAGCGATATGCGCAGTGCGGGTGTGCAGGCATTTGAATATCAATCGGCACGCGACCCACAACAAAAACACTGTGTCGGTTTATTTATCCCCTCCGCACTCGCACAAAAAAAACCGGCAGAAATGACACAGTGGTTGTGTGAACTAAGCGCAACTGAGGTAGCTTTCAAACAAGTGGGACAAAAAGAGATTATCCGTTTTGCATTGGATACTTTTTGCGTAAATGACCGCTTGCAGATGCCAGCCGTTTAG
- a CDS encoding XRE family transcriptional regulator, with protein sequence MSALAQTSPDPASVLAKAVLNAADQLGLKQAELAAVLGIHRTAVSRLKQNPALDPKSKQGELALLLIRIARALFALTGGDKDWIKHFMHSPNEVTGGVPARQIESIQGLIQVLQFVDALRGKI encoded by the coding sequence ATGTCAGCACTTGCACAAACCAGTCCGGATCCAGCATCGGTACTCGCCAAAGCGGTACTGAATGCCGCCGACCAGCTCGGCTTGAAGCAAGCTGAGTTGGCTGCTGTATTGGGAATCCATCGCACCGCTGTGAGCCGCCTTAAACAAAACCCGGCACTTGACCCTAAATCCAAACAGGGCGAACTGGCTTTGCTGTTGATCCGCATCGCCCGCGCGCTTTTTGCGTTGACCGGGGGCGATAAAGACTGGATCAAACATTTTATGCACAGCCCCAACGAGGTGACGGGTGGCGTGCCCGCGCGGCAGATCGAATCCATTCAAGGGCTGATTCAGGTGCTGCAATTTGTTGATGCCCTGCGCGGCAAAATTTAA
- a CDS encoding glycoside hydrolase 43 family protein, which translates to MQKLTHFRYDCMGFNSQLPKVKILPAVSRLTGLLLFLSLLMGCQTAEIKKPFAHNPVIWADVPDPAVMRVGDTYYMSSTTMHMNPGLPIMKSKDLVNWEMVRYAYPTLSSDEKSSLNNGKEAYGEGTWASSLRYHNGRYYVSSFSNTTKKTYIFSTDNIETGDWQRVEIDALFHDSSLFFDDGRVFMIYGNDDIFIVELTADATAIKKDGVNRVLIPKASRVAGDKFWVPSEGSQMLKVNGKYYLNLISWPANKMRTQLIYRSDTLLGSYEGKVALTDKGIAQGGLIDTPDGKWYAFLFRDRGAVGRIPYLVPVHWQDGWPVYGVNGKVPDELPIQVTHQGFNNIIESDEFDYAANQPLKMAWQWNHNPVAEGWSLTDRKGFLRLTNLRLDKSFVETQNTLTQRTFGPVSTAYTLIDVSKMKAGDYAGIGALQSIYGFVGVEKTKDGLFIVMASGEKDQWEVIERVPLTESKIHLKTYMDFRDLKDTATFAYSLDGIDWKPIGNTLQMKYSLDHFMGYRFALFNFATEQTGGSVDFDFMRLE; encoded by the coding sequence GTGCAAAAACTCACTCACTTCCGCTACGACTGCATGGGGTTTAACAGCCAATTGCCCAAGGTAAAGATTTTGCCTGCCGTGTCCAGACTCACGGGTTTGCTATTGTTTTTGAGTTTATTGATGGGCTGTCAAACGGCGGAAATCAAAAAACCGTTTGCTCACAATCCTGTGATCTGGGCCGATGTACCTGACCCTGCTGTGATGCGCGTGGGCGATACTTATTATATGAGTAGCACCACCATGCATATGAATCCCGGTTTGCCGATTATGAAATCAAAGGATTTGGTCAATTGGGAAATGGTGCGTTATGCCTATCCAACGTTATCAAGCGATGAAAAATCCAGTTTGAATAATGGCAAAGAAGCTTACGGTGAAGGTACCTGGGCGAGTAGTTTGCGTTATCACAATGGACGTTATTACGTCAGTAGTTTTTCCAACACCACCAAAAAAACCTATATTTTTTCAACCGACAATATTGAGACAGGCGATTGGCAACGCGTTGAAATCGATGCTTTGTTTCATGATTCATCATTATTTTTTGATGATGGCCGTGTATTTATGATTTACGGCAATGACGATATTTTTATCGTCGAGTTGACCGCTGATGCGACCGCAATTAAAAAAGACGGCGTTAATCGTGTATTAATTCCAAAAGCGTCACGTGTTGCCGGTGATAAATTCTGGGTTCCTTCCGAAGGTTCGCAGATGTTAAAAGTAAACGGAAAATATTACCTCAATTTAATTTCCTGGCCCGCGAATAAAATGCGCACGCAATTAATTTATCGCTCCGATACTTTACTGGGAAGTTATGAAGGTAAAGTCGCATTAACGGATAAAGGCATTGCCCAAGGTGGATTAATTGATACGCCCGATGGCAAATGGTATGCGTTTTTATTTCGCGATCGTGGTGCTGTAGGGCGTATTCCTTATTTGGTGCCCGTGCACTGGCAAGACGGTTGGCCGGTTTATGGTGTGAACGGCAAGGTGCCCGATGAGTTACCTATTCAAGTTACTCACCAAGGATTCAATAATATTATTGAATCAGATGAATTTGATTATGCTGCCAACCAACCACTTAAAATGGCGTGGCAATGGAATCACAACCCGGTTGCCGAAGGCTGGTCGCTGACTGATCGCAAAGGCTTTTTGCGGTTAACCAATTTACGTTTGGATAAAAGTTTTGTTGAAACACAAAATACCTTGACCCAACGTACCTTTGGCCCGGTTTCAACTGCATACACCTTAATTGATGTCAGCAAAATGAAAGCAGGCGATTACGCTGGCATTGGTGCTTTGCAATCAATTTATGGATTTGTCGGCGTTGAAAAAACCAAAGACGGTTTATTTATTGTGATGGCGAGCGGTGAAAAAGATCAGTGGGAGGTGATCGAACGCGTGCCGCTCACGGAATCAAAAATTCATTTAAAAACTTATATGGATTTCCGCGATCTGAAAGACACAGCAACCTTCGCTTACAGTCTTGATGGCATAGATTGGAAACCCATCGGCAACACCCTGCAGATGAAATATTCACTGGATCATTTCATGGGTTATAGATTCGCCCTGTTTAACTTCGCCACGGAGCAAACCGGCGGCAGTGTGGATTTTGATTTTATGCGATTGGAATAA
- a CDS encoding Lrp/AsnC family transcriptional regulator, which produces MESRLELDKYDRLILEALQKDGRISNQELADSISLSPSPCLRRVRALEESGLIDGYVALLNARKLGLTLVSFIQISMDKHTPDRFDAFEKTVEAYPEVLECHLITGQSADYLLKVIVKDMDAYQQFLLQKLTRIEGVSGVHSSFVLKSPVDKTALPVG; this is translated from the coding sequence ATGGAATCACGCTTGGAACTGGATAAATACGACCGTTTGATATTGGAAGCACTCCAGAAAGACGGGCGCATTTCCAATCAGGAACTGGCTGACAGTATCAGCCTTTCTCCTTCACCTTGCTTGCGCCGGGTGCGTGCGCTGGAAGAATCCGGCCTGATTGACGGCTATGTCGCGCTGCTCAATGCGCGCAAACTGGGGCTGACGCTGGTGTCGTTTATCCAGATCAGCATGGATAAACACACTCCGGATCGTTTCGATGCGTTTGAAAAAACCGTGGAAGCTTACCCTGAAGTGTTGGAATGCCATTTGATCACCGGCCAATCTGCCGATTACCTGTTGAAAGTTATCGTAAAAGATATGGATGCCTACCAACAATTTTTATTACAAAAACTCACCCGCATCGAAGGGGTGAGCGGTGTGCATTCGTCGTTTGTGTTGAAGTCGCCAGTGGATAAAACGGCGCTGCCGGTGGGATGA
- the leuA gene encoding 2-isopropylmalate synthase produces the protein MLANPSTKYQRFVGVSLPDRQWPNNHIEKPPIWMSTDLRDGNQALIDPMSVATKLRMFKELVAIGFKEIEIGFPSASEIDYNFTRQLIEENLIPDDVTIEVLVQARYDLIEKTVQSLRGAKRAILHMYNPLAPAFRKIVYNTDEAGVKNIAIQGTKWCKELTAQAPEVDWTFQYSPEVFSSTEIELVKDVCDAVVEIWNPSPQKKLILNLPATVEMNTPNTYADQIEWIHRNINRRDSIIISVHPHNDRGTAVAAAELAVMAGADRVEGCLFGNGERTGNVCLVTLAMNLYSQGVSPGLDFSDIDRVRKLHEECTQLPVHPRHPYAGELVFTAFSGSHQDAIKKGFAVQKKDALWEVPYLPIDPADLNRSYDAVVRVNAQSGKGGVSFLLQQEVGLQLPRRLQIEFSGVVQKVSDSTGKEVKASEIAKIFNDEYFAVTTPITYQSSKFTEQDDTHQVDITIHAQHQDKTVQISGSGNGPIDAAAHAISQFIDGEVSVIDYHEHSVGEGSDVAAVTYVEIKVKNGKPVYGVGQDRNIITSAVKALINGVNRSGVVS, from the coding sequence ATGCTTGCCAATCCATCTACCAAGTACCAGCGTTTTGTCGGTGTCTCCTTGCCCGACCGCCAATGGCCGAACAATCACATTGAGAAACCGCCCATTTGGATGAGCACTGACCTGCGTGATGGCAACCAAGCGCTGATCGATCCTATGTCCGTTGCCACCAAGTTGCGCATGTTCAAAGAATTGGTGGCGATTGGTTTTAAAGAAATTGAAATCGGTTTTCCGTCTGCGAGTGAAATTGATTACAACTTTACTCGCCAGTTGATCGAGGAAAATTTAATTCCCGATGACGTCACTATTGAAGTGTTGGTGCAAGCGCGTTACGACTTGATTGAAAAAACCGTGCAGAGTTTGCGCGGTGCCAAGCGTGCGATTTTGCATATGTACAACCCTCTCGCACCCGCGTTCCGCAAAATTGTGTACAACACTGACGAAGCCGGTGTAAAAAATATTGCGATTCAAGGCACCAAGTGGTGTAAAGAATTAACCGCGCAAGCTCCAGAAGTGGATTGGACTTTCCAATACTCACCGGAAGTTTTTTCATCTACTGAAATCGAATTGGTGAAAGACGTGTGCGATGCGGTGGTGGAGATTTGGAATCCATCGCCGCAGAAAAAATTGATTTTGAATTTGCCAGCAACGGTAGAGATGAACACACCCAATACCTATGCAGATCAAATTGAGTGGATTCATCGCAATATCAATCGCCGCGATTCCATTATCATCAGCGTGCACCCGCACAATGACCGCGGCACTGCAGTAGCCGCGGCTGAATTAGCGGTAATGGCCGGTGCAGATCGTGTGGAAGGTTGTTTGTTTGGCAATGGCGAGCGCACCGGTAATGTGTGTTTGGTGACCTTGGCGATGAATTTGTATTCGCAAGGTGTAAGTCCCGGTTTGGATTTTTCCGACATCGACCGCGTGCGCAAATTGCATGAAGAGTGCACGCAATTGCCGGTACATCCACGTCACCCTTATGCGGGCGAATTGGTATTTACCGCGTTTTCCGGTTCACATCAGGACGCAATCAAAAAAGGTTTTGCAGTGCAGAAAAAAGATGCGCTGTGGGAAGTGCCTTATTTGCCAATCGATCCAGCCGATTTAAATCGCAGTTACGATGCTGTCGTGCGGGTAAACGCACAGTCCGGTAAAGGCGGTGTGAGTTTCCTGTTGCAACAAGAAGTGGGTTTGCAATTGCCACGTCGCTTGCAAATTGAATTCAGCGGTGTGGTACAAAAAGTCAGTGACAGCACCGGCAAGGAAGTGAAGGCCAGTGAAATCGCCAAAATATTTAACGATGAATATTTTGCAGTGACAACGCCGATTACTTACCAGTCGAGCAAATTCACTGAACAGGATGATACGCATCAGGTTGATATCACTATCCACGCACAACATCAGGATAAAACCGTGCAAATCAGCGGCAGCGGCAACGGCCCCATCGATGCCGCCGCTCACGCGATCAGCCAGTTTATCGATGGTGAAGTGAGTGTGATTGATTACCACGAACACTCCGTTGGCGAAGGCTCCGATGTCGCTGCAGTGACCTATGTGGAAATCAAAGTGAAAAACGGCAAACCCGTTTACGGTGTAGGGCAGGATCGCAACATCATCACTTCAGCAGTGAAGGCACTGATTAACGGCGTGAACCGCAGCGGTGTGGTGAGTTAA